A genomic segment from Polyangium mundeleinium encodes:
- a CDS encoding PilZ domain-containing protein, translated as MSVRDHFRAHGRKRMELEATLLDQEGRARGVTIRDLGLGGAGIEVLERDISANAGNELTPDTSVTLEVTTPSLWDPLRLNGTVAWIRRGTPGGRRTRVGIRFEHHDAGTLLALFQILS; from the coding sequence ATGTCCGTTCGGGACCACTTCCGCGCGCACGGACGAAAGCGCATGGAGCTCGAGGCGACCCTCCTCGACCAGGAGGGCCGCGCCCGCGGCGTCACCATCCGCGACCTCGGCCTCGGCGGCGCCGGGATCGAGGTCCTCGAACGTGACATCTCTGCAAACGCAGGAAACGAGCTGACCCCCGATACGTCCGTCACGCTGGAAGTGACGACGCCGTCGTTATGGGACCCGCTCCGCTTGAACGGCACCGTCGCCTGGATCCGCCGCGGCACGCCGGGCGGACGTCGCACCCGCGTCGGCATTCGCTTCGAGCACCACGACGCAGGCACGCTGCTGGCGTTGTTCCAGATCCTCTCGTAG